GCTGTGCTCGGACAAGGATAACGCCCAGCGTTGCCGTCGGGCCCAATACCACGCCGTCTACGGTGACGACCCGCCGTTGTCCATGCTGCCTTTGCCCGTCAATCCGGAGGGCGGTATATGGCTCCGGGGATAGAATCCGGCAGAGAGCCGAAGACAAGGCCGAGTGGCGTCGTGGCTGGCAAGGGCATCACCTGGGAGCGCGACCTGGATTACGCCTTGCGCCTGGCCAAAGCGGGCGGCAAACCGGTGTTGCTCTATTTCCATGATCCCGACTGCGTTGCCTGCCAGGCGCAGGAAAACGAAGCCTTCGTCGATGGCTCTGTTGTGAGCGCAGTCAAGGAGCATGTCGTGCCCGCCTGGCTGCCTCACGACCATATTCCGCTCTCGTCGGAGTATGGCGTGACTTGGTCGCCAAGTCTGCTCTTGCTTGATCCCGAAGGCCGTGCTCACCGCTGCGAGATCGGCTTCCTGCCTGCCGAGGAACTCGTTCCCTTCCTCCTCTTGGGCTGCGCCGGCGTATACTTCGACGGGGACAAGTTCGACTACGCCGTGCCCCTGCTGGAGCAGCTTCTGAATCGGCATGGCCGCAGCGCCTATGCGCCCGAAGCCCGCTTCCTGCTGGGGGCCGCGGCATGGAAAGCCAGCAACGACCCGAGCCGACTGCGCCTGACCTACGAGGACCTGCAGCGCACTTGGCCTGACAGCCTGTGGGCCAAGAAAGCCCAGCCGTATACGCGGCTTTAAGGCGGCGCACGAGAATAGGAAAGGCGCAGGTCTCCCTGAATCCCATCAGGAAGGGCACGCCTTAGCGGTATGGTTCAATGTGAATTGCCTTTGGCACGCAGCGGCGAGCCCAAGACATGGTTGGCTTTCCTACTGCGGAATGAATCAATCAAGATCCCCGTCAGAGTGCCATCTGACGGGGATCTTTTATTGCGGGGAGAGACGATGCTCGTTTTGGAATGCATCGTGAGAGGATCCGGCAGCCTTTCTTCCGGCTTTCGTGTGGCAAAACAGTTCCTACTCTCATGGAGGTGCTGGCCACAACCCTTACGTGACATGACGTTTGATGATATAAGTGAACAAGACAGCCACTTTAGACCATGGAGAAATACAAATGCACATGACGGAGCTTGTGGCGCGGTGCCGGAGCTATCGGCGCTTTCGGCAGGGAGAGCGTATCGGCATGGAAGTCTTGGAGCATCTGGCAAGCTTGGCCCGGCTTACGGCCTCGGCGGCGAACATGCAGCCGCTCCGGTACGTGCTGGTGGCGGATTCGGTCAAGGCAACCGAAATCTATCCGACCCTTGGCTGGGCTGCCTACCTCAAGGACTGGCCTGGTCCTGTCGAGGGAGAGCGGCCCGCGGCGTATGTCATTATTCTGGGCGAGGAGAAGCACCGGAAGTTCACGGCCTGGGACATGGGCATCGCGGCTCAGACGATATTGCTTGGTGCGGTGGAGCGCGGCCTTGGAGGCTGCATGATCGGCAATATCGACAAGCCGCGCTTGGCCGGGATGATCTTGGTGCCCGACGGGTTCGAGATTCTGCTGGTTCTGGCCCTTGGAGTTCCGGCCGAGACCGTGGCGGTGGAGTCCATGGGCCCCGAAGGTGATGTCCGTTACTGGCGCGACGAGGCGAACGTGCACCATGTGCCAAAGCGGAGTCTGGAAGAGCTTGTGGTCGGACGGTATTAGAGCATTTTGCTTTTGAAAATGCTCTATAAGCCACGCGTCGGCATGGCTTGCCGCCGCGCATAGGCGTAGGCGCAATTCACTTGCGCCGCGGGCGCCGGAGCGGGCGTCTTAAAAGCAATCTGCTCTAAAAAAGAAAATCGAGGAGGGCCGAAGCCCTCCTCGATTTGTTTTTGAACGCAGGCGCTAGATCTCGAAGAGCATCTCCAGATCGTCGCGAGTGAGGGATTTCCAGGCCTCCTGGCCGGGGATGATGGCGTCGGCAATGCCTTTCTTCTGCTCCTGGAGCTTGAGAATCTTCTCTTCCACCGTGTTCTGACAGATCATCTTGTAGGAAAAGACCTGCTGGGTCTGGCCGATGCGGTGTGCGCGGTCAGTGGCCTGGTTCTCCACGGCCGGGTTCCACCACGGGTCGTAGTGAACCACATAGTCGGCGCTGGTCAGGTTGAGGCCCGTGCCTCCGGCCTTTAGCGAAATGAGGAAGATGGGGATATTCGGGTCGGAGTTGAAACGCTCCACCTGATCGAAGCGGTCCTTGCTCGCGCCGTCCAGATAGGCAAAGGGCGTTTTGTTGATCTGCAGCCAGTTGCGAATGATATGCAGCATTTGCACGAACTGGGAGAACACGAGCACCTTGTGGCCTTCCTCGATGACATCGGTGATCAGGTCCTGGAAGGCGTCGAACTTGCCGGAGGGCAGGTTCGTGTTCAGGCCGGGCATGTCGAGCTTGAGCAGGCGCGGATGGCAGCATATCTGGCGCAACTTGAGCAGGGCGTCGAGGATGGACATCTGGCTCTTGGCGATGCCCTTCTCGTCCACGGTCTGCATGACCTGCTCCTTGAGCTTCTTGGCCAGGGCCGCATAAAGCTCGAGCTGTTCATCGGCGAGATTGCAGTACTGGATGGTCTCAATCTTGGGCGGCAGGTCCTTGGCCACCTCGGACTTGGTGCGGCGCAGGATGAACGGCCGCACACGCCCGCGCAGATAGCTGAGCGTCTCCTCGTCGCCGTCCTTGATTGGCTTGACGATGCCGCGCTGGAACGAGTGCTGCGAGCCCAGGAAACCGGGCATGAGGAATTCGAACAGGCTCCACAACTCGAAGAGGTTGTTCTCGATCGGCGTGCCGGACAGACACAGGCGCATGTTCGTGTCCAGCTTGCGCACGCTGCGGGCCGTGATGGTGTTCGGGTTTTTGATGTTCTGGGCCTCGTCGAGAATGACCGAGTTGAACTCGAACTTGAGCAGCTCGTCCAGGTCGCGCCGCAGCAGGGCGTAGGTGGTGAGCACGATGTGCGAGTCCTTGATCTGCTTGAGCATGCCTTCTCGCCGTGCGCCGTAGACAGTCAGGATCTTCAGGTTGGGCACGAACTTCTGACACTCGCGCTCCCAGTTGGGCAGCACCGAGGTGGGCACGATGATGAGATTCGGCCCCGTGAGGCCCTTTTCGTTCATGTGCTGGATGAAGGACAACGTTTGCACGGTCTTGCCCAGACCCATCTCGTCGGCCAGGATGCCGCCGAATTCGTACTCGCGCAGGAAGTTCAGATAGGACAGGCCTTCCTGTTGATAGGGCCGCAGTGTAGCATTGAGGCCCTGGGGTATGGCAATGGGCGTGATTTCCTGAAAGCTGTGTATCTTCTGGCGCAGCTTCTTGTAGAACTCATCGGTGTGCACCTCAGGCAAGTCCTCGATGAGCTTGTCCAGTGCCGGCATCTCATACTGGCTGAACTGCTTCTTGGGCGGCTTATCAGGATCGTAGCCCAGGGCACGCAGCTTGTGGGCCAGCTTGTTGAGCCATGATTCAGGCAGGCTCGTGTATGATCCGTCCTTGAGCTGCACATAGCGCTTGCCCTGGGTCCAAGCCTTCCAGATGGCCTCGATGGGCACGCGCTGGCCGTCATATTCGACGCTGACCTCCAGGTTGAACCACTTGTCCTCTTCGCTCGTCTCCACCTCGGCCACGACAACGGGCTGAGAGAGCCTGACTTTGTAACGGGTCAAGTTCTTCTCGCCGTAGACGCGGTAAGTCTCAACGAGCTTCGGATAGTAATCCAGCAGGAAGGTGATGGCTTCTTCAGGCTCCAGGAACCAGTTGGCGTTGTTGCGCGCCTGGAAATTCATGTCGTGGAGCTTGCTCTGCAGGTCGGCTTCGGCCTGCTGATCACGGCGCAGGAGATAGGATTTGCCGTCGTGCGTGTAGCTGCCGGTCTGCAGGTCGGGATTGGGGCCGGGCAACATGACCTCCATGTGCTCGGTCTCGTAGACGTTGGAAATCTGCAGGGTCAGCAGACTGCCTTCTTCGTCCAGGAACAGCTTGGGGCTGTACTTGGCGGGGACGAAGATGGGGGCCATGCGCGCCAGGAATTCCTCCTGGCCGTGCAGGTCGCTGGAGGGCAGCTTGGTCCACACGCGGTCGAGGAATTCGGATATCTCTTCCGAGGGAATGGCCGGAGGCGCGTGCACGAGGTTCTGGATGAGGGATGAGCTCAGGCCCGTCTGCACCGGGTAGAACGTGCCGCGCCAGAGAACCCACAGAGGCATCTGGCCGTAGAAGAAGGCGTCCTCGCCCGTGATGGAGAAAGGCTGCTTGCCCTCGCGCGAAAGCATGATGTCGAAAGCCAAGCCATTTTCGGATAGGGCCGGCGAGAGCTGCAAGCGCATGGTCTTGCGCTCGACGCGCACCGGCTGGTCCGTGTCCCCCTGGAAAAGGTAGTACTCGTCCTTGACGGCCCAGAAGAACCAGGTCAGCAGACCGGGCGGCAGCTCCACCCGATGGCCCATGTAATCCTGGTAGATGCCCAGCAGTCTGGCCACCTTGGGCAGCAGCGGCGTGGTCTCGGTCCAGTCCGGATTTTGCAGGATCTGGTCCAGGGTGACCTCGTTGTGCACCTGGGACAGACCGGACTTGTTTTGCCGCGCGCGGAAGAAGGCCACCTGCAGACGTTCCGGTTCGGGATAGAAGCGGTAGATCAGATAGTGCTTGCCGGCTTCAGGCTCATGCTCGGAAGAGAAGTAGGAGCGGAAGGTTTGCCGCCACTCGGAACGTCTCGGCACCGCCTCGACGATGGCCTGCTCGGCCTTCTTCTCGTTCAGGGAAGCCAGGACCTTGAGAGCCACGGCGCCTACATGGCGGCATGAGCCGGAAAAGCCCTCGTCGCAATTGCAGTAGTAGTTGACCGCTTCCTTATCGAGATTAATGCTTATTTCAGTGGAGTAAACCTGGAAGTCCTCGCCCTGGATTTGGGCTTCGGCATCCCATAGTCCATCGCGCCGGTTAAGGCTCAGCTTCTGGACTCCGCCTTTGGAGACGATCCCCTGGGATCCCTCAAGGATGTACTCCGGGATGGAGTCCTTAAGGAAGTCGGAGAGGATTTTTTTGACCTTGTTTTCCTCGGCCGCAGACATGTATGCGTAGTACTCCCGTACTAACCGTATTACTCGGTTTTCGGTTTACTCTAAAGGAGTTATAGGGACGATACCCAACAGCGGTGGAACTTAATAGGTTTGGTTAATCAAAAAACAAAAGCTAATCAAGCGCGACTTGGCTTTTGGCCTGCTTTGCTTCATAATTTTTTCCTCGCGGAAAACTTGGTCCAGCCAATCGGACTACCAACCCGAGACAAGGAAGTAAGAAATGCATCCAAGGCGTACCATTTTGGCCGTGCTGGCGGTCTTTTCAATACTGTCCCTTGCCTGTGGGCCTTCCGATACGGACGAGCAGGGCAAGCCGGCCGCCGGCGGTGTGAGGCCTGTCCCAGGAGTGGCCGAGACTCCGGTGCGCGGCGGCCGCATCGTTGAGCCGACTCTGGGCGAGCCCTCCAACCTCATCGCAGCCCTGTCCACGGACTCGGCCTCGCATGAGGTGGCGGACCTCATCTACGTCGCGCCGTTACGTTACAACAAGGACATCGAACTGGAGCCTTGGGCCGCCGAGTCCTTCGAGGTGCTGGAAGACGGCAAGCTCCTGCGCTTCAAGCTGCGCGAGGACATCCGCTGGTTCGACGGCACACCCTTCACGGCCGCGGACGTGAAGTTCACCGTGGACCTCATGCGCGACCCCAAGACCCCCACGGCCTACAGCGACGACTATTTGGCCATCAAGGAATTCACGGTGACGGGACCCTACTCCTTTGAGGTGCGCTACGACAAGCCTTTCGCGCGCTCGCTGGTGACTTGGGCCTTGGATGTGCTGCCCAAGCACGCGCTGGAGAAGGAGAACCTTCTTGAAACCAAATATAGCCGCATGCCCATGGGGGCAGGTCCCTACAAACTCAAGGAATGGGTGCCCGGCCGGCGTATCGTGTTGGAAGCCAACGACGACTACTTCCTGGGCCGTCCCTATCTGGACCAGGTCATTTATGAGATCATCCCTGACCTCTCCACCCAGTTCCTTGAATTGAAGGCGGGCAATCTCGATACCATGGGCCTTACTGCGCAGCAATATCTGTTCCAGACCAAAGGTCCTGACTGGGAGCGCAACTGGAATAAGTTCGAGTATCTTTCTTTCGGCTACACGTTCCTCGGCTACAACCTGAAGCACCCGCTGTTCCAGAGCAAGAAGGTGCGCCAAGCCCTGAGCTGCGCCATCGACACGCAGGAGATCGTCAAGGGCGTGCTTTTCGGTTTGGGCCAGCCAGCCATGGGTCCGTACAAGCCGGGCACCTGGGTCTACAACGACAAGCTCGCGCCCTATGCCTACGATCCCGAGAGGGCCAAGCGCTTGCTGGCCGAGGAGGGCTGGCGCGACAGCAATGGCGACGGCCTGCTGGACAAGAATGGGCAGGCCTTTAAGTTCACTATCCTGACGAATCAGGGCAACGAGCAGCGCATCAAGACCGCGACCATCATCCAACAGCGGCTGAAGCAGGTCGGCGTGGCCGTGGACATCCGCACCGTGGAGTGGGCCGCCTTCGCCAACGAGTTCCTCAACAAGGGCAATTTCGAGGCCACCCTCCTGGGCTGGAACATCCTGCAAGATCCTGACATTTTTACTGTTTGGCATTCTTCGCAGTTCCCCCCCGCGGGGCTGAACCTGACCTACTACAAGAACGAGGAGCTGGACCGCCTGCTGGAAGAGGGCCGCATGACTCTGGACCAGGAGGAGCGCAAACGTATATACGACCGTGTGCAGGAGATCCTGCACGAGGACCAGCCGTACACGTTCCTGTACGTGCCCATGGCCCTGCCCATCGTGCATGCGCGTTTCCGCAACGTGGAGGTCGCGCCGGCCGGGATTACGCACAACTTCACCGAATGGTGGGTCCCCACGCACCTACAGCGCTGAAAGGAGCCCGGCCCAAGGGAGGCCGGGACATATGATCCGTATACATGAAATAATAGATAAGGTTCTGTCCTACCATCCAGAACCCAACGTAGCCCTTATCCAAAAGGCCTATGTCTTTGCGGCTGCGGCCCATGCAGGGCAGACCAGGCTCTCGGGCGAGCCGTACATGTCCCATCCTCTGGAGGTGGCAAACATCCTGGCCGATATGCGCCTGGACGAGTTCGCCATCGTATCCGCGTTGCTGCACGATACCGTGGAGGACACCAAGGCCACGGTGGATGAGATCGAGAGCAAGTTCGGCAAGGAGGTCGCGCATATCGTCGACGGCGTGACCAAGATCAGCAAGATGACCTTCGAGACAAAGGCCCAGGCCCAGGCGGAGAACATCCGCAAGATGATCGTGGCCATGGCCGAGGATATCCGGGTCATCATGATAAAGCTCGCCGATCGACTGCACAACATGCGCACGCTGGATTTCCAGAAGTCCGAGAAGCAGAAGCGCATTGCCCAGGAAACCCTGGACATCTACGCGCCCTTGGCCAACCGCCTGGGCCTGCATTTCATCAAAACCGAGCTTGAAGACCTATGTTTCATGTACACGCGACCGGATGCCTACGGCCAACTCAAAAAGGGCGTGGAGCACTACCAGGACATCGGCCACGAGTACATCGCCAAGGTTATCGATCTCCTGAACGACATGCTGGGTCGCAACAAGATCAAGGGCCGGGTGTTGGGCCGCACGAAGCATCTGTACTCCATCCATAACAAGATGCTGCAACAGAGTCTGACCTTGGACCAAGTCTACGATCTGATGGCCTTCCGGGTCATCGTGTCCACAATCCGCGACTGTTATGCCGTCTTAGGCGAGGTGCACTCCATCTGGAAACCCGTGCCAGGCAGGTTCAAGGACTACATCTCCATGCCCAAGCCGAATATGTACCAGTCGCTGCACACGACGGTCATTGGGCCAGACGGCGAACGCATAGAGATTCAGATCCGTACAGAGGAAATGCACCGCTTGGCCGAATACGGCGTAGCCGCTCACTGGCAATACAAGGAGGGCGGAGGCGGCAAACCAAGGGATGTGGAGCGTTTCTCCTGGCTACGCGAAATCCTGGATTGGCAGAAGGAGACCCGCGACCCGCGTGAGTTCATGCGCTCCTTGCGCGTGGATCTCTCGGAGGACCAGGTCTATGTGTTCACGCCTCGGGGCGACGTGAAGTCCTTGCCCGAGGGCGCCACACCCGTGGATTTCGCCTACATGGTCCACTCGGAGGTGGGCGACCATTGCGCTGGTGCCAAGGTCAACGGCCGACTCGTGCCTTTGTCCACCAAGCTCAAGAACGGCGATACGGTCGAGGTCATCACCGACGCGCAACGCCATCCCAGCCGTGACTGGCTCAAGTACGTCAAGAGCGGCAAGGCCATTCAGCGTATCAAGTATTTCATTCGCACCGAAGAGCGTCAGCGTTCCATTATACTGGCCAAGGAGATCCTGGAGAAGGAGGGTCGCAAGCTGGGGGTCAATTTCTCCAAGGCGATGCAGGAGGGCAAGTTCGAGCCTTTGGCCGCGGAGTTCTCTTTCAACTCCGCCGAGGAACTGCTCGTGTCCGTGGGCTACGGCCGGATTACTCCGCGCAAGGTGCTGCACAGGCTCATGCCAGCCAGACCAGAAGATGACAAAGTCCAGGCGGCACAGGTCGAGGTTCAGGCCGAAGAGACTCCCAGGCCCAAATCCACGGACAAGGTGCGCATAAGAGGCGTGGACGATATGCTCGTGCGTTATGCCGGTTGCTGCGATCCGCTGCCGGGCGAACCCATCGTTGGTTACATCACGCGCGGCCGGGGCGTGACCGTGCACACGGCCGACTGCCCCAACGTGCAGGCGCTGGAGCCCGAAAGGTTGCTGGATATCTACTGGGAGGGCGAGGAAAACGTGCCTCATCCGGCCAAGATCAGCATCCGGGCCAGGAACGTGAAGGGCGCCCTGGCCCAGATAAGCGAAGTGCTGGCCGCGGAAGGTGTGAATATCGACTCGGGTTCATTCCTGTCCAGCGAGGACGGGGTCTCGGAATTGGTTTTTAAAGTCGAGGTCAAGAACTCGGCCCACCTCTACGCCACCCTGGATAAGCTCAACAAGTTGCCCATGGTCATCGACGCCGGGCGCATCGCCCTGGCTTAGGAGCCGCATGCTCGCGCACAGAAGCATTCCGCCCACGGATACCCGCGACAAGGTCGTACGCCAGTTCCTGGTGGCCGTGCTTTTCCTGAGTCTAGGCCTGGCCCTGTACGTCATCTGGCCTTTCATCGATCCGATCATCATGGGCGCGGTAATGGCCACGCTTTTCCATCCGCTTCAGGGCTGGATCCTGCGCAGGCTACCGGGCAAGCGCAACCTAGCCGCCCTGATCACCGTCAGCCTCATCACACTGGTCATCGTCATCCCGGCGCTGCTCTTCCTGACCGCTCTCATCAGCCAGGGCATCGAGATGGCAGCGCAGGCCAGTCAGTGGCTCGGCGACGTGGACTTGGCGCGCCTGCAGGAGAACCCGCGCGTGGCCCAACTGCTGGCCTGGGCACGGGCGCACCTGCCTTTTGTGCATTTTGAGGGCGAGGCGTTGCGCAATCAGCTCGTGGGCGCGAGCACGGGCCTGGGCCAGGCCTTGCTCAAGGGCGGCACGAGCATCTTGGGCAATGCCGTGAACTTTGTGGTAAGTTTCGCCATCATGCTTTTCCTGACCTTCTATTTCTTGCGTGACGGCAAGGCCATGGTCAGCACGGCCAAGCATCTTTCGCCATTGCGCTCGGGGCAAGAGGAACGCATCCTGGCGCGCATAAAGGCCGTGACGCGTTCGGTATTCGTGGGCAGTTTTCTGACTGCCCTGTGCCAGGGCCTCGCTGGAGGCATCGCCATGGCCATCGTGGGCATCCCGCCTCTGTTTTGGGGCACCGTGCTCGGGTTGGCCTCACTGGTGCCGGTCGTGGGCACCGCCCTGGTCTGGGTTCCGGCCACGGCCTATCTGGTCCTCATCGGCAGCTACAAGTCCGCGGTGTTCTTCGCTCTTTGGAGCGCGATCATCGTGGGCTCCATAGACAACTTTCTGCGTCCGTTCCTCATGCAGGGCCAAGCCCAGATGTCGCCCTTCTACATCTTCCTGGCCATCATCGGCGGCCTGCAGGTCTTCGGCTTGGCCGGTGTTCTGTACGGCCCGCTTATCATCGCCTTCGCCACGGTCATGTTGTACATCTATCGGAGTGAGTATCACGAGGTGCTGGACGAGGTGCACGAGGACGGCACGCTCCCGCCGCCGGAGGACGCCGGAGGCGAATAAGCAAGGGGGAAGGCATGCGCAAGCTGGCGCGGGAGCTACAGGCCCTGCTGCTAAAGACGGTCTACGGCTTCTCGGACGACAACTGCTTTACCCTCGCCGCTGCGTTGTCCTACTACGCCCTGTTCTCCCTGGCCCCGTTGCTGGTCATCCTCATCTCGGCCCTGAGCCTAGTGGCGGGCAGCCAAGATGTCGTGAACCTCGTCTACGAGTACGTCTCCGAGTACCTGGGCTCCCAGGCAGCGACGACCATCCGCCGCCTTATGGAGCAGGCCTACCAGCCTTCCAGCAGCATAATCGCCAGCCTTATCGGCTTGGGCACCCTGGTCGTAACCGCCACGACATTGCTTGCCAATCTGCAGAACTCCCTGAACATCGTATGGGGCGTGGCCCAGGCCAAAAAGTACGGCGTACTGCGCATGCTCCTCGATAGGCTCAATTCGCTCGTACTTATTCTGCTCATGGGCCTGCTCCTGCTCCTGCTCACCGTGGTTCAGGCGGTCAT
The window above is part of the Desulfocurvibacter africanus subsp. africanus DSM 2603 genome. Proteins encoded here:
- a CDS encoding thioredoxin family protein produces the protein MAPGIESGREPKTRPSGVVAGKGITWERDLDYALRLAKAGGKPVLLYFHDPDCVACQAQENEAFVDGSVVSAVKEHVVPAWLPHDHIPLSSEYGVTWSPSLLLLDPEGRAHRCEIGFLPAEELVPFLLLGCAGVYFDGDKFDYAVPLLEQLLNRHGRSAYAPEARFLLGAAAWKASNDPSRLRLTYEDLQRTWPDSLWAKKAQPYTRL
- a CDS encoding nitroreductase family protein; the encoded protein is MHMTELVARCRSYRRFRQGERIGMEVLEHLASLARLTASAANMQPLRYVLVADSVKATEIYPTLGWAAYLKDWPGPVEGERPAAYVIILGEEKHRKFTAWDMGIAAQTILLGAVERGLGGCMIGNIDKPRLAGMILVPDGFEILLVLALGVPAETVAVESMGPEGDVRYWRDEANVHHVPKRSLEELVVGRY
- a CDS encoding DEAD/DEAH box helicase; translated protein: MSAAEENKVKKILSDFLKDSIPEYILEGSQGIVSKGGVQKLSLNRRDGLWDAEAQIQGEDFQVYSTEISINLDKEAVNYYCNCDEGFSGSCRHVGAVALKVLASLNEKKAEQAIVEAVPRRSEWRQTFRSYFSSEHEPEAGKHYLIYRFYPEPERLQVAFFRARQNKSGLSQVHNEVTLDQILQNPDWTETTPLLPKVARLLGIYQDYMGHRVELPPGLLTWFFWAVKDEYYLFQGDTDQPVRVERKTMRLQLSPALSENGLAFDIMLSREGKQPFSITGEDAFFYGQMPLWVLWRGTFYPVQTGLSSSLIQNLVHAPPAIPSEEISEFLDRVWTKLPSSDLHGQEEFLARMAPIFVPAKYSPKLFLDEEGSLLTLQISNVYETEHMEVMLPGPNPDLQTGSYTHDGKSYLLRRDQQAEADLQSKLHDMNFQARNNANWFLEPEEAITFLLDYYPKLVETYRVYGEKNLTRYKVRLSQPVVVAEVETSEEDKWFNLEVSVEYDGQRVPIEAIWKAWTQGKRYVQLKDGSYTSLPESWLNKLAHKLRALGYDPDKPPKKQFSQYEMPALDKLIEDLPEVHTDEFYKKLRQKIHSFQEITPIAIPQGLNATLRPYQQEGLSYLNFLREYEFGGILADEMGLGKTVQTLSFIQHMNEKGLTGPNLIIVPTSVLPNWERECQKFVPNLKILTVYGARREGMLKQIKDSHIVLTTYALLRRDLDELLKFEFNSVILDEAQNIKNPNTITARSVRKLDTNMRLCLSGTPIENNLFELWSLFEFLMPGFLGSQHSFQRGIVKPIKDGDEETLSYLRGRVRPFILRRTKSEVAKDLPPKIETIQYCNLADEQLELYAALAKKLKEQVMQTVDEKGIAKSQMSILDALLKLRQICCHPRLLKLDMPGLNTNLPSGKFDAFQDLITDVIEEGHKVLVFSQFVQMLHIIRNWLQINKTPFAYLDGASKDRFDQVERFNSDPNIPIFLISLKAGGTGLNLTSADYVVHYDPWWNPAVENQATDRAHRIGQTQQVFSYKMICQNTVEEKILKLQEQKKGIADAIIPGQEAWKSLTRDDLEMLFEI
- a CDS encoding peptide-binding protein; the encoded protein is MHPRRTILAVLAVFSILSLACGPSDTDEQGKPAAGGVRPVPGVAETPVRGGRIVEPTLGEPSNLIAALSTDSASHEVADLIYVAPLRYNKDIELEPWAAESFEVLEDGKLLRFKLREDIRWFDGTPFTAADVKFTVDLMRDPKTPTAYSDDYLAIKEFTVTGPYSFEVRYDKPFARSLVTWALDVLPKHALEKENLLETKYSRMPMGAGPYKLKEWVPGRRIVLEANDDYFLGRPYLDQVIYEIIPDLSTQFLELKAGNLDTMGLTAQQYLFQTKGPDWERNWNKFEYLSFGYTFLGYNLKHPLFQSKKVRQALSCAIDTQEIVKGVLFGLGQPAMGPYKPGTWVYNDKLAPYAYDPERAKRLLAEEGWRDSNGDGLLDKNGQAFKFTILTNQGNEQRIKTATIIQQRLKQVGVAVDIRTVEWAAFANEFLNKGNFEATLLGWNILQDPDIFTVWHSSQFPPAGLNLTYYKNEELDRLLEEGRMTLDQEERKRIYDRVQEILHEDQPYTFLYVPMALPIVHARFRNVEVAPAGITHNFTEWWVPTHLQR
- a CDS encoding RelA/SpoT family protein, which encodes MIRIHEIIDKVLSYHPEPNVALIQKAYVFAAAAHAGQTRLSGEPYMSHPLEVANILADMRLDEFAIVSALLHDTVEDTKATVDEIESKFGKEVAHIVDGVTKISKMTFETKAQAQAENIRKMIVAMAEDIRVIMIKLADRLHNMRTLDFQKSEKQKRIAQETLDIYAPLANRLGLHFIKTELEDLCFMYTRPDAYGQLKKGVEHYQDIGHEYIAKVIDLLNDMLGRNKIKGRVLGRTKHLYSIHNKMLQQSLTLDQVYDLMAFRVIVSTIRDCYAVLGEVHSIWKPVPGRFKDYISMPKPNMYQSLHTTVIGPDGERIEIQIRTEEMHRLAEYGVAAHWQYKEGGGGKPRDVERFSWLREILDWQKETRDPREFMRSLRVDLSEDQVYVFTPRGDVKSLPEGATPVDFAYMVHSEVGDHCAGAKVNGRLVPLSTKLKNGDTVEVITDAQRHPSRDWLKYVKSGKAIQRIKYFIRTEERQRSIILAKEILEKEGRKLGVNFSKAMQEGKFEPLAAEFSFNSAEELLVSVGYGRITPRKVLHRLMPARPEDDKVQAAQVEVQAEETPRPKSTDKVRIRGVDDMLVRYAGCCDPLPGEPIVGYITRGRGVTVHTADCPNVQALEPERLLDIYWEGEENVPHPAKISIRARNVKGALAQISEVLAAEGVNIDSGSFLSSEDGVSELVFKVEVKNSAHLYATLDKLNKLPMVIDAGRIALA
- a CDS encoding AI-2E family transporter, which produces MLAHRSIPPTDTRDKVVRQFLVAVLFLSLGLALYVIWPFIDPIIMGAVMATLFHPLQGWILRRLPGKRNLAALITVSLITLVIVIPALLFLTALISQGIEMAAQASQWLGDVDLARLQENPRVAQLLAWARAHLPFVHFEGEALRNQLVGASTGLGQALLKGGTSILGNAVNFVVSFAIMLFLTFYFLRDGKAMVSTAKHLSPLRSGQEERILARIKAVTRSVFVGSFLTALCQGLAGGIAMAIVGIPPLFWGTVLGLASLVPVVGTALVWVPATAYLVLIGSYKSAVFFALWSAIIVGSIDNFLRPFLMQGQAQMSPFYIFLAIIGGLQVFGLAGVLYGPLIIAFATVMLYIYRSEYHEVLDEVHEDGTLPPPEDAGGE